In Leptospira terpstrae serovar Hualin str. LT 11-33 = ATCC 700639, the following are encoded in one genomic region:
- a CDS encoding YheT family hydrolase: protein MSLFKPLPFLSGAMVQSFMASFKSKSDKRYGHAIAGEWKSVKATDGTTLLARVHEVPNPKGLVVLVHGWEGSIHSSYIIRTTRFFLKKGFSVYRLNLRDHGDTHHLNEGIFNGSLLQESYEAVRELVKTFGTKGPVFLAGFSLGGNFVLRMAARHSLSKVADQIPGLKHCFAFSPALDPKRATIKMDEHPFLRKYFLNSWKTSLVKKANLFPHLYSFHDLDDYQSVMHLTEKMVREFSHFSSVDEYFESYTLNDLFFKSIRIPTTILTSMDDPVIPWKEFVEIPPSSYLEVVIESKGGHCGFIEDLNRSSYYWKLMEKKMG from the coding sequence ATGAGTCTATTTAAACCTTTACCCTTTCTTTCTGGAGCCATGGTTCAGTCCTTTATGGCTTCTTTTAAATCAAAATCAGACAAACGATATGGGCATGCCATTGCAGGGGAGTGGAAATCGGTAAAGGCAACAGACGGCACAACGCTTCTTGCCCGAGTTCATGAAGTACCAAATCCAAAAGGACTCGTAGTTTTGGTTCATGGCTGGGAAGGTAGCATTCATTCCAGTTATATCATACGTACCACAAGGTTTTTTTTGAAAAAAGGGTTCTCTGTTTACCGGCTAAATTTGCGAGACCATGGGGATACACACCATCTTAATGAAGGAATCTTTAACGGAAGTTTGCTTCAGGAATCATATGAAGCGGTAAGAGAATTGGTAAAAACTTTTGGAACTAAGGGGCCTGTATTTTTGGCTGGGTTTTCATTGGGTGGTAATTTTGTATTGCGGATGGCTGCTCGTCATTCCCTTTCCAAGGTTGCCGACCAAATTCCTGGATTAAAACATTGTTTTGCATTTAGTCCAGCTTTGGATCCGAAAAGAGCTACAATTAAAATGGATGAACATCCTTTTTTGCGAAAATATTTTTTGAATTCCTGGAAAACATCTCTCGTAAAAAAAGCAAATTTATTTCCTCACTTGTATTCTTTTCATGATTTGGATGATTATCAGTCGGTAATGCACTTAACAGAAAAAATGGTGAGAGAGTTCTCCCATTTTTCTTCTGTGGATGAGTATTTTGAATCCTATACTTTGAATGATTTATTTTTTAAGTCTATTCGTATCCCTACAACCATTCTCACTTCTATGGATGATCCTGTCATTCCATGGAAGGAATTTGTTGAGATCCCTCCCTCTTCCTACTTAGAAGTTGTGATTGAGTCGAAAGGTGGACACTGCGGTTTTATTGAAGATTTGAATCGGTCTTCTTATTATTGGAAATTGATGGAAAAAAAGATGGGTTGA
- a CDS encoding glucan biosynthesis protein: MKKLNLYLALIALVLCVIIIIRKNDLTLNKLATLMAISTPTEVFDFHSTDLIAQQKLKSKFSPTPEFKIPGLDGISYDDYRQIEYKPDVAIWKNLALPYQLHFFHPGHIYSNGIQIYEVINEKPVEIPYDASRFNFGDLPLSEDFAELTKNLHYTGFRVHYPINQKEALEEFLVFQGSSYFRAISKGQVYGLSGRGLAINTGPKDKEEFPIFESFYIKRPQKTDTTITIYSIMNSESVVGSYEFIVKPGEVTTIDVRAKIYLRKKIKRLGFAPVTSMYLYGESDNPILGNIHPEVHDSDGLLTQNKTGDWEWRPLINPKKTQLTRIPLDSPLGYGLIQRDRKFKSYQDEKLKYHLRPSVWVEPKGDWGKGNLYLLEFTTNLDSDDNVTTFWEPAVPPNLNEGYEFQYTLHYTEKSPKHHTLGKASAFYRGVDPLFPKEKVFTLYFTGDELKSLDRKTNLNAIIKNNKIPSEHIRYKIEKISELDQWRLQIWYPALADESDWTVYLENGNQRITETWMYRDGLSK, from the coding sequence ATGAAGAAATTGAACCTATATCTAGCACTCATTGCCTTGGTATTGTGTGTCATCATCATCATCCGAAAAAACGATCTGACCCTAAACAAATTAGCCACTCTTATGGCGATATCCACTCCTACCGAAGTTTTCGACTTTCATAGTACAGATTTGATTGCACAACAGAAATTGAAGTCTAAATTTTCCCCAACTCCGGAGTTCAAAATTCCAGGCCTTGATGGGATTAGTTATGATGATTATAGGCAAATCGAATACAAACCCGATGTAGCGATCTGGAAGAATCTTGCTCTGCCCTACCAACTCCATTTTTTTCATCCAGGACATATCTACAGCAACGGAATTCAAATATATGAAGTGATCAATGAAAAACCGGTGGAAATTCCCTACGATGCATCACGTTTTAACTTTGGAGACCTACCTCTCTCAGAAGATTTTGCAGAACTTACGAAAAATCTTCATTATACAGGTTTTCGCGTTCATTATCCGATCAATCAAAAAGAAGCATTAGAAGAATTTTTAGTTTTTCAGGGTTCCTCTTATTTCAGAGCAATTTCCAAAGGCCAAGTCTATGGACTATCAGGAAGAGGACTTGCTATCAACACAGGTCCCAAAGACAAAGAAGAGTTTCCAATCTTCGAAAGTTTCTACATCAAACGCCCACAAAAAACAGACACAACCATCACTATCTACTCCATCATGAATAGCGAATCCGTAGTAGGCTCTTATGAGTTCATTGTAAAACCAGGCGAAGTCACAACCATTGATGTACGAGCAAAAATTTATCTTCGCAAAAAAATCAAACGTCTAGGATTTGCTCCAGTAACCTCCATGTATTTATATGGAGAATCAGACAATCCCATATTAGGCAACATCCACCCTGAAGTGCACGACTCTGATGGCCTCCTCACACAAAACAAAACTGGCGATTGGGAGTGGAGACCCCTGATCAATCCCAAAAAAACCCAGCTAACAAGAATTCCATTAGATTCACCATTAGGTTATGGACTCATCCAAAGAGATCGTAAGTTCAAAAGTTACCAAGACGAAAAACTCAAATACCACTTAAGGCCTAGCGTCTGGGTGGAACCAAAAGGTGACTGGGGTAAGGGAAATCTGTATTTACTCGAGTTTACCACCAATTTAGATTCGGATGACAATGTGACTACATTTTGGGAACCAGCTGTCCCACCTAACTTAAATGAAGGTTACGAATTCCAATACACACTCCACTATACTGAAAAATCTCCAAAACACCATACATTAGGAAAAGCCTCTGCATTTTATAGAGGAGTAGACCCACTTTTCCCAAAAGAGAAAGTTTTCACACTTTATTTCACTGGTGATGAACTCAAATCTTTAGATCGTAAAACAAACCTAAATGCTATTATCAAAAATAATAAAATTCCTTCAGAACATATTCGTTACAAGATAGAGAAAATATCCGAACTTGACCAGTGGCGTTTGCAAATCTGGTATCCTGCATTAGCAGATGAGTCGGACTGGACTGTTTACCTGGAAAATGGGAACCAAAGAATTACCGAAACCTGGATGTATCGTGATGGACTATCCAAATAA
- the mdoH gene encoding glucans biosynthesis glucosyltransferase MdoH gives MIQIQRSLFFLSFIIPVIWGFSLFIEIISFRGIEITEYYQFITLIFLLPMLSYGASTSLFGFLLSLRKKGDPLLKAKQIPKENLDFPAYEAIHVAVVMPVYEENEISIFSRIKVIFESVEKIYKLPKLDFFILSDTRTPEKWIKEEAAYIELCESKNNFHNFHYRRRKSNLNGKSGNLADFCRRWGKKYKYMIVLDADSLVSGELIIQLIANMEKNPNAGIIQSSTKIFRSTTIFQKLTEFSSYLFSPFFLKGASFWQINASGYWGHNAILRVKPFMEHCALPHLPEYGGLGGKILSHDTVEAALMRKAGFEVLCAYELEGSYEENPPNIIDALKRDQRWCQGNLQHFWFLFGKKIPFINRIHILNGILSYLNSPIWMCYIILSLWNYLEDNKYLNYSMLPEEYEFFKSQIYDPLYIKLLYLSLLLLFLPRVLSFISLPGLQILKKLPAFLLETTFSILIAPIYMIYHSIFVFSILLNKRITWGPQNRDADSGYNIPYILSSFFGVTILGFACAYISYTHSIMLFVLTMPIWIGWILSIPLVILTGKEQKSLNKILDPSFWKPNTNLIGRLEEELTSHKNSYLEGREFFFALVHPIFHNRHKQLQGNKLYQSKLPKSIEEDFEILLKHGPESLEKKSLLKILSNRELLDSFYWKFWTSRKTDWAKYWLTIWEEINPSFFPSISNNKKTDSNLQ, from the coding sequence ATGATCCAAATCCAACGTAGTTTATTTTTTCTTTCGTTTATAATCCCAGTGATATGGGGATTTAGTTTATTTATTGAAATCATTTCTTTTCGGGGGATCGAGATCACCGAATACTATCAATTCATTACGCTGATTTTTCTTTTGCCGATGTTGTCCTATGGAGCCAGCACTTCACTCTTTGGTTTTTTATTATCTCTGAGAAAAAAAGGAGATCCACTCCTGAAAGCAAAACAAATCCCGAAGGAAAATTTGGATTTTCCTGCTTATGAAGCCATCCACGTTGCCGTTGTGATGCCCGTTTATGAAGAAAATGAAATTTCCATATTTTCTAGAATCAAAGTAATTTTTGAGTCAGTAGAAAAAATTTACAAATTACCAAAACTAGATTTTTTTATCCTTAGCGACACAAGAACACCAGAAAAATGGATCAAAGAAGAAGCCGCCTACATAGAGTTATGTGAGTCAAAAAACAACTTCCATAACTTCCACTACCGCAGAAGAAAAAGTAACCTAAATGGAAAAAGTGGAAACCTCGCGGATTTCTGCAGAAGGTGGGGGAAAAAATACAAATACATGATCGTTTTGGATGCCGATAGTTTAGTTTCTGGCGAACTCATCATCCAACTGATCGCCAATATGGAAAAAAACCCTAACGCAGGTATCATTCAATCTAGTACCAAAATTTTTAGATCCACTACCATTTTCCAAAAATTAACAGAATTTTCTTCTTATCTTTTTAGTCCTTTTTTCTTAAAAGGAGCTAGCTTTTGGCAAATCAATGCATCGGGATACTGGGGACACAATGCGATCTTAAGGGTCAAACCGTTTATGGAACATTGTGCACTTCCCCACCTTCCTGAATATGGTGGCCTCGGTGGAAAAATTTTAAGCCACGATACTGTGGAAGCGGCTCTCATGCGAAAAGCAGGGTTTGAAGTTTTATGTGCTTACGAATTAGAAGGAAGCTACGAAGAAAATCCACCCAACATAATTGACGCGCTCAAAAGAGACCAACGTTGGTGCCAAGGAAACTTACAACATTTCTGGTTTTTATTCGGCAAAAAAATCCCTTTTATCAACCGAATCCATATTCTCAACGGAATCCTATCTTATCTTAATTCACCAATCTGGATGTGTTACATCATATTAAGTTTGTGGAACTATTTGGAAGATAACAAATATTTAAATTATTCCATGTTACCCGAAGAATATGAATTCTTCAAATCGCAGATTTACGATCCGCTCTATATAAAACTTTTATACCTTTCTTTATTGTTGTTATTTTTACCCCGAGTCCTTAGTTTTATAAGCTTACCTGGATTACAAATTCTAAAAAAACTTCCAGCCTTCCTTTTAGAGACAACATTTTCAATACTCATCGCCCCTATCTATATGATCTACCATAGTATTTTTGTTTTTTCTATATTACTAAACAAAAGAATCACATGGGGACCACAAAACCGAGATGCAGATTCAGGATACAATATCCCTTACATTCTCTCTTCTTTTTTTGGAGTGACCATTCTTGGTTTTGCCTGTGCCTATATAAGTTACACTCACTCGATTATGTTATTTGTTCTGACAATGCCTATCTGGATCGGCTGGATTTTATCCATTCCTCTAGTGATCCTAACTGGCAAAGAACAAAAATCATTAAACAAAATACTCGATCCTAGCTTTTGGAAACCAAATACAAACTTAATCGGTCGCCTAGAAGAAGAATTAACATCTCATAAAAATAGTTATCTCGAAGGTCGCGAATTCTTTTTTGCCCTTGTCCATCCCATATTTCACAATAGACACAAACAACTCCAAGGAAACAAACTATACCAATCCAAACTTCCCAAATCTATCGAGGAAGATTTTGAAATTTTATTAAAACATGGACCCGAATCTTTGGAGAAAAAATCGCTTTTAAAGATTCTATCAAACAGAGAGTTACTTGATTCATTCTATTGGAAATTTTGGACCTCCAGAAAGACTGATTGGGCAAAGTATTGGTTAACAATTTGGGAAGAAATCAACCCATCTTTTTTTCCATCAATTTCCAATAATAAGAAGACCGATTCAAATCTTCAATAA